One Anolis carolinensis isolate JA03-04 chromosome 5, rAnoCar3.1.pri, whole genome shotgun sequence DNA segment encodes these proteins:
- the LOC134299526 gene encoding neurophysin 1, with protein MKIGTMSQSTRAFCLFWILAFSSACYIQNCPIGGKRSILDMDVRKCLSCGPRNRGHCFGPNICCGEELGCYFGTAETLRCQEENFLPTPCESGRKPCGNGGGTCASSGICCNNEGCMIDSGCDQE; from the exons ATGAAGATCGGGACCATGTCGCAAAGCACCAGAGCCTTCTGCTTGTTCTGGATCCTGGCTTTCTCTTCCGCTTGCTACATCCAGAACTGCCCCATCGGAGGGAAGCGCTCCATCCTGGATATGGACGTCCGAAAG TGCCTCTCTTGTGGTCCTAGAAACCGGGGCCACTGCTTTGGGCCCAACATCTGCTGTGGGGAAGAGCTGGGCTGCTACTTCGGCACGGCCGAAACGCTGCGTTGCCAAGAAGAGAACTTCCTCCCGACGCCCTGCGAGTCTGGCAGGAAGCCCTGCGGCAACGGCGGAGGGACCTGCGCGTCCTCTGGCATCTGCTGCAACAATG aGGGTTGTATGATAGATTCTGGGTGCGATCAAGAATGA